The Pseudomonas fluorescens nucleotide sequence CATGTCGATGTCAGCCAGTGGCAGGCGCAAAAGCCGGCCAACCTGCTGTTCGCCGCCGCCGTGCTGCACTTTATCGAAGACCACGAAAGCCTGCTGCCGCGTCTGCTCGGGCAATTGCAGGAGGGCGGCTGCCTGGCCGTGCACATGCCCAACTGGCGCGACGCGCCCTGGTACCAGCTGATGCTGCGCGCCCTCAGCGAGCCCGGGCCCAGCGGCCGGCCATTAGGGACGCTGGAGCTGCGCAAGTTCATGGCTTCGCGCAATGTGCTGGCGCTGGACAGTTACTATCGTCTGTTGGCGCCGCTGACCCGCGAGCTGGATATTTGGGAAACCGAGCACCTGCAGGTGGTCGAGGGCAACTCGCCGATCTTCGACTGGGTCAAGGTTTCGGCCCTGCGCCCGGTGCTCACCGCCT carries:
- a CDS encoding methyltransferase domain-containing protein, coding for MLEQRKRITPPSANSAWDPKGYLQFARLRERPVLELLDHLQLESPDCIYDLGCGTGIATRLLAERWPRAELFGIDSSVEMLQEALALPISVNWLHVDVSQWQAQKPANLLFAAAVLHFIEDHESLLPRLLGQLQEGGCLAVHMPNWRDAPWYQLMLRALSEPGPSGRPLGTLELRKFMASRNVLALDSYYRLLAPLTRELDIWETEHLQVVEGNSPIFDWVKVSALRPVLTALDDTERQAFLDKYLKLLHAHYPQEDDGRTLFPFKRTFIVATL